Proteins encoded in a region of the Hyphomicrobiales bacterium genome:
- a CDS encoding prolyl oligopeptidase family serine peptidase, whose product MRIVFLVLIITFSSLASPSWACGPTSHCKVDDGRHYRIRMPENHDGKTPVGAIIFAHSFGATAVGTIRNKNLIKAANDLGVALVAPKSRGRDWHIPNSPENKTPPAQQEARYFDNIIDDMTKRFPIDRSKLLMTGVSAGGMMTWQLICERGDKFAAFVPIAGTFWHPQPKNCKTPPAHVMHVHGTTDTVVPITGRNARGSKQGNVYDVMNMYAKFGRFKGNKRPKPLDMNCKSTKNASGKILALCFHEGGHKFDAAHIAHAWKQFDAAGAFSRR is encoded by the coding sequence ATGCGCATTGTCTTTCTTGTTCTGATTATAACATTCTCATCTCTTGCGAGCCCATCATGGGCCTGTGGACCTACATCACACTGTAAAGTAGATGATGGACGGCACTATCGCATCCGTATGCCTGAAAATCACGATGGCAAGACACCGGTGGGTGCAATCATCTTTGCGCATAGTTTTGGCGCGACTGCTGTTGGAACAATCCGAAATAAAAACCTTATAAAAGCAGCAAACGATCTTGGTGTAGCACTGGTTGCTCCCAAGTCACGAGGCCGCGACTGGCACATTCCAAATTCGCCGGAAAATAAGACACCACCAGCTCAGCAAGAAGCACGATATTTTGATAATATTATCGATGATATGACAAAACGCTTCCCAATTGATCGTTCAAAACTGTTGATGACGGGTGTATCCGCAGGTGGCATGATGACATGGCAATTGATTTGCGAACGCGGTGATAAATTTGCAGCATTCGTGCCGATTGCCGGCACCTTTTGGCACCCGCAACCGAAAAATTGCAAGACACCTCCAGCTCACGTCATGCATGTGCACGGAACAACCGATACAGTGGTGCCTATAACAGGTCGCAATGCACGAGGCTCCAAGCAAGGCAATGTTTATGATGTCATGAATATGTATGCGAAATTCGGCAGATTCAAAGGTAACAAACGACCAAAGCCTCTTGATATGAATTGCAAAAGCACCAAAAACGCTTCAGGCAAAATACTGGCCCTATGTTTTCATGAAGGGGGGCATAAATTTGATGCGGCCCATATCGCGCACGCTTGGAAACAATTTGATGCCGCAGGTGCTTTCAGCAGACGCTAA
- the nadC gene encoding carboxylating nicotinate-nucleotide diphosphorylase produces MSEAYSMLPDIILEPLVKAALHEDLGQYGDITTSAVIPPEIQYQARLNARDTGVVSGMQIAAITFRLVDPTLDISPHVPDGTPCKAGDTLMTIKGRAASILMAERVALNFAGRLSGIASLTASFVRETKGTNTRITCTRKTTPGLRLVEKQAVLHGGGFNHRYSLSDAILIKDNHIAAVGGINAVLDRARAVASHMVRIEIEVDTLDQLEEVLENGKADVVLLDNMDTDTLKSAVSMSKGRIITEASGNMKVERIAVVSATGVDYISSGALTHSAKALDLGLDF; encoded by the coding sequence ATGAGTGAAGCTTATAGTATGCTCCCTGATATTATTTTAGAACCGTTGGTCAAAGCCGCCCTGCATGAAGATCTCGGTCAATATGGTGACATCACCACGAGTGCGGTTATTCCACCTGAGATACAGTATCAAGCCCGTTTGAATGCTCGCGATACAGGCGTTGTATCAGGCATGCAAATTGCGGCAATCACTTTTCGTTTGGTTGATCCCACGCTGGACATAAGCCCTCATGTTCCAGACGGCACACCATGCAAAGCGGGTGATACATTGATGACCATTAAAGGGCGCGCCGCATCAATTTTAATGGCTGAGCGTGTTGCCCTCAACTTTGCTGGACGCCTTTCAGGCATTGCATCGTTAACGGCGTCCTTTGTACGAGAGACAAAAGGCACCAACACCCGTATCACATGCACACGCAAAACGACTCCGGGTCTGCGGCTGGTTGAGAAACAAGCTGTGCTGCATGGCGGCGGGTTTAATCATCGCTATAGTCTGAGTGATGCGATTTTGATTAAAGACAATCATATTGCAGCAGTTGGCGGTATTAACGCTGTCCTTGATCGTGCCCGCGCTGTTGCATCCCATATGGTGCGCATCGAGATTGAAGTCGACACCCTAGACCAGCTTGAAGAGGTTTTAGAAAATGGCAAAGCAGATGTAGTTCTGCTTGATAATATGGATACGGACACACTGAAAAGTGCCGTGAGCATGTCAAAAGGTCGGATCATTACCGAGGCATCGGGCAATATGAAGGTGGAGCGTATCGCTGTCGTATCCGCTACTGGTGTTGACTATATCTCGTCTGGGGCTCTCACTCATTCAGCAAAAGCGCTGGATTTGGGATTAGACTTTTAA
- a CDS encoding L-aspartate oxidase, which yields MSSPISTDQIIIVGAGLGALYAALKLAPHPVLMISPEALGEGASSAWAQGGVAAAMETPDTAQSHAVDTVNAGAGTVDASVAERVTQAAREHIITLTKLGTPFDQDDEGKYVLSREAAHSFARVVRVGGDQAGRKIMEALIAEVLRQPSIQVLEGVIASGLKTDNDEVTGIWVETSSENRSKRALITGSAYLLAGGGSGGLYAITTNPPRIRGQVIGFAARAGAMIADAEFVQFHPTAIDVGKDPAPLATEALRGEGATLINKNGERFMEAIHPDAELAPRDIVARAIFSQTQAGLRPMLDTREAIGAKIIHEFPAVAAASREANIDPVKEPIPIAAAAHYHMGGIKTGADGNTSISNLWACGEASSTGLHGANRLASNGLLEALVYAQICADSIKSKVKIRSETPIKTVISFVDGGIYPKAEDVQSLRETMTNNVGVVRNAKSLKRALLDIAVLEDATPRECWSFFNMTATATLIAASALIREESRGGHYRDDFPDALDALAKRSQMTLNEALSIRANVVEESR from the coding sequence TTGTCATCACCTATCTCCACCGACCAAATTATCATTGTCGGCGCCGGATTGGGCGCCCTCTATGCAGCGCTTAAACTCGCTCCGCATCCAGTATTGATGATTTCGCCTGAAGCTCTTGGCGAAGGGGCGAGTTCGGCGTGGGCACAAGGCGGTGTTGCCGCTGCCATGGAGACACCAGACACAGCACAAAGCCATGCGGTTGATACGGTAAATGCTGGTGCAGGTACCGTTGATGCCAGTGTCGCCGAACGCGTGACACAAGCCGCTCGTGAACACATCATTACATTAACAAAACTCGGCACACCTTTTGATCAAGATGATGAGGGGAAATACGTCTTGTCCCGTGAGGCTGCTCACAGTTTTGCCCGCGTTGTGCGCGTCGGTGGCGATCAGGCGGGGCGCAAGATTATGGAAGCCTTGATTGCCGAGGTCCTGCGCCAGCCTTCTATTCAAGTCTTAGAAGGCGTCATCGCCTCTGGGCTAAAAACAGATAATGACGAAGTAACTGGCATCTGGGTGGAGACATCATCTGAGAACCGCTCCAAGCGCGCCTTGATTACCGGTTCTGCTTATCTTCTGGCTGGTGGTGGCTCAGGTGGATTATATGCCATCACGACAAACCCACCACGCATTCGTGGGCAGGTGATTGGTTTTGCAGCACGAGCTGGTGCGATGATTGCCGATGCTGAGTTTGTACAATTCCATCCAACCGCCATTGATGTTGGAAAAGACCCAGCACCGCTTGCAACCGAAGCCCTACGAGGTGAAGGGGCAACGCTTATCAACAAGAATGGTGAGCGATTTATGGAAGCGATACACCCTGACGCAGAACTTGCGCCACGTGATATTGTCGCGCGCGCTATTTTTTCACAGACGCAAGCAGGCTTGCGACCTATGCTTGATACGCGCGAAGCTATTGGCGCCAAGATTATTCACGAGTTTCCCGCCGTTGCCGCCGCCAGTCGTGAAGCAAATATTGACCCCGTTAAAGAACCCATACCAATTGCCGCCGCTGCGCATTATCATATGGGCGGCATTAAAACTGGCGCGGATGGCAATACAAGTATCAGTAATTTATGGGCCTGTGGTGAAGCTAGTTCAACGGGCCTTCACGGAGCCAATCGTCTGGCTTCCAATGGCCTGCTTGAAGCACTTGTCTATGCGCAAATATGCGCTGATAGTATAAAGAGCAAAGTGAAAATCAGATCTGAAACACCGATAAAAACAGTTATTTCATTTGTCGATGGCGGCATCTACCCCAAAGCAGAAGATGTTCAAAGTTTACGCGAAACCATGACGAATAATGTTGGTGTTGTTCGTAATGCCAAAAGCCTAAAAAGGGCATTACTTGATATCGCTGTGCTGGAAGATGCAACGCCGAGAGAGTGCTGGTCTTTCTTTAATATGACCGCGACTGCAACATTGATTGCAGCCTCTGCTCTTATTCGCGAAGAGTCGCGTGGAGGGCATTATCGCGATGATTTTCCCGATGCCTTGGATGCCCTTGCAAAACGCAGCCAAATGACACTGAATGAAGCCTTGTCGATACGCGCCAATGTTGTGGAGGAAAGCAGATGA
- the nadA gene encoding quinolinate synthase NadA, with product MLDTDQMKTTLNDHYDLAPSLEKAQATEDIYQDMKRVVPVADWASYAPYVIEINKLKKERDAVILAHNYMTPEIYHGVADFVGDSLELAIKATEVKEDVIVQCGVHFMAETSKILNPSKTVLIPDTAAGCSLAESITAEGVAEMRAKYPGAPVVSYVNTTAEVKAASDICCTSSNALKIVEAMDSDTVIMTPDQFLAQNVAAESTKNVVWWEGSCIVHELYTAKDLREYREFNPGVKIIAHPECTPEVVAEADFTGSTRGIIDWVTDNKPKEAMLVTECSMAANISDGLPEVEFSKPCNMCPYMKKISLEKILWSLHTLEPKVEVDLKIADKARLAVQRMLDMSKSLS from the coding sequence TTGCTAGATACAGATCAAATGAAAACGACCTTGAACGATCACTATGATCTGGCGCCCTCTTTGGAAAAAGCGCAGGCGACCGAGGATATTTATCAAGATATGAAACGGGTTGTACCAGTTGCCGACTGGGCATCTTATGCACCCTATGTCATTGAAATTAATAAGTTAAAAAAAGAGCGCGATGCCGTCATACTCGCCCATAATTATATGACGCCTGAAATTTATCACGGTGTCGCGGATTTTGTCGGCGACAGTCTTGAACTTGCTATCAAGGCGACTGAGGTTAAAGAAGATGTAATCGTACAGTGCGGTGTGCACTTTATGGCAGAAACATCGAAAATTTTGAACCCGTCTAAAACCGTTTTGATACCAGACACGGCAGCGGGCTGTTCGCTGGCAGAATCAATCACGGCTGAAGGTGTTGCGGAAATGCGCGCGAAATATCCAGGTGCGCCAGTCGTTTCTTACGTCAACACAACCGCAGAAGTGAAAGCCGCCTCTGATATATGTTGCACCTCCTCCAATGCTTTAAAAATTGTAGAAGCCATGGATAGTGACACAGTGATTATGACACCTGATCAGTTTTTGGCACAAAATGTGGCGGCCGAAAGCACCAAAAACGTGGTTTGGTGGGAGGGAAGCTGTATCGTCCATGAGCTTTACACAGCAAAAGACCTACGCGAATATCGTGAGTTCAATCCGGGCGTTAAAATTATTGCGCACCCAGAGTGCACACCAGAAGTGGTGGCAGAGGCAGACTTTACAGGCTCGACCAGAGGTATCATCGATTGGGTGACGGACAACAAACCCAAGGAAGCAATGCTTGTAACAGAATGTTCCATGGCCGCTAATATTTCTGACGGTTTGCCGGAAGTCGAGTTTTCCAAACCCTGCAACATGTGCCCCTATATGAAAAAAATCAGCTTAGAAAAAATCCTATGGTCATTGCATACCTTGGAGCCGAAGGTTGAAGTGGACCTAAAGATTGCGGATAAGGCACGTCTTGCGGTACAACGCATGCTCGATATGAGTAAGTCGCTTTCATAA
- the fghA gene encoding S-formylglutathione hydrolase, which yields MALTLLSEVKSFGGMQKRYSHSSSACNCEMTFSVFLPPQAENGPVPVLYWLSGLTCTDENFVQKAGAQAHAAEHGIAIVAPDTSPRGEGVPDDAEGAYDFGLAAGFYVNATQAPFATHYHMYDYIVDELPSLVNANFPVDGTRAGIFGHSMGGHGALSIALKNPGKYKSVSAFAPIVAPSKVPWGHKALGGYLGTDEIKWLAHDSCALIAKAEEKLEILVDQGLADNFLTEQLKPELLQAACEANDHPLTLRMQDGYDHSYFFIASFMGEHIAHHAKAIKS from the coding sequence ATGGCTCTTACTCTTCTTTCTGAAGTCAAAAGTTTTGGTGGCATGCAAAAGCGCTATTCGCATTCATCAAGCGCGTGCAATTGTGAGATGACATTCTCCGTTTTTCTGCCTCCACAAGCAGAAAATGGTCCGGTTCCTGTGCTCTATTGGCTCTCAGGTCTTACCTGCACGGATGAAAACTTCGTACAAAAAGCAGGCGCACAGGCTCATGCGGCTGAACATGGGATTGCGATTGTCGCGCCCGATACCAGCCCGCGCGGTGAAGGTGTACCCGATGATGCTGAGGGCGCTTATGACTTTGGTCTTGCGGCTGGGTTTTATGTGAATGCAACGCAAGCCCCCTTTGCAACCCATTATCACATGTATGATTATATCGTCGATGAACTGCCATCGCTGGTGAATGCAAACTTTCCTGTCGATGGCACGCGCGCTGGTATTTTTGGTCACTCTATGGGTGGTCATGGGGCGCTGTCTATTGCGCTTAAAAATCCAGGTAAATATAAATCCGTCTCAGCCTTCGCTCCCATTGTGGCACCAAGCAAGGTGCCATGGGGACATAAAGCACTGGGCGGTTATCTTGGAACAGATGAGATCAAGTGGCTCGCCCATGATAGCTGTGCCTTGATTGCGAAAGCAGAGGAAAAACTGGAGATTTTGGTTGATCAAGGATTGGCGGATAACTTTTTAACAGAACAGCTAAAGCCAGAACTTTTGCAGGCTGCCTGTGAAGCAAATGATCATCCCCTTACTTTGAGAATGCAGGATGGATATGATCATAGTTATTTCTTCATAGCCAGTTTTATGGGTGAACATATCGCACACCATGCCAAAGCCATCAAAAGCTAG
- a CDS encoding S-(hydroxymethyl)glutathione dehydrogenase/class III alcohol dehydrogenase has protein sequence METRAAIAVAAGKPLEVTTVTLDGPREGEVVVEMKATGICHTDEFTLSGADPEGIFPAILGHEGAGVVVDVGKGVTSLKKGDHVIPLYTPECRECDYCTSGKTNLCQSIRETQGKGVMPDGTSRFSAGGEKIFHYMGTSTFAEHSVIPEIALAKVREDAPFDKICYIGCGVTTGIGAVINTAKVQPGDNVVVFGLGGIGLNVIQGAKLAGANMIVGVDLNPARKEWGEKFGMTHFVNPSEVEGDLVPYIVDLTKGGADYSFECIGNVNVMRQALECCHKGWGTSIIIGVAGAGQEIATRPFQLVTGRNWRGTAFGGAKGRTDVPKIVDWYMDGKIQIDPLITHKMPLEDINKGFDLMRSGESIRGVVEF, from the coding sequence ATGGAAACTCGCGCCGCAATTGCCGTTGCCGCTGGAAAACCGTTGGAAGTTACAACGGTCACGCTTGATGGACCCAGAGAAGGCGAAGTTGTTGTTGAGATGAAAGCCACTGGCATTTGTCATACAGATGAATTCACTCTATCCGGCGCAGATCCTGAAGGAATCTTCCCAGCTATTTTAGGCCATGAGGGTGCAGGCGTAGTGGTTGATGTTGGCAAGGGTGTCACAAGCCTTAAAAAAGGCGACCATGTTATTCCGCTTTACACACCAGAATGTCGCGAATGCGATTATTGCACATCAGGTAAAACTAACCTTTGCCAATCAATCCGCGAAACGCAGGGCAAAGGTGTCATGCCAGATGGCACCTCTCGGTTTTCTGCGGGCGGTGAAAAAATATTTCATTACATGGGCACATCAACCTTTGCCGAGCATTCGGTTATTCCTGAAATCGCGCTCGCGAAAGTGCGCGAGGATGCCCCTTTCGATAAAATTTGCTATATCGGTTGCGGTGTGACCACTGGCATTGGCGCGGTTATCAACACAGCCAAAGTTCAACCTGGCGACAATGTCGTTGTCTTCGGTCTTGGTGGTATCGGTCTTAATGTTATTCAAGGCGCAAAACTTGCTGGCGCCAATATGATTGTCGGTGTTGATCTCAACCCTGCCCGCAAGGAATGGGGTGAGAAATTTGGCATGACCCACTTCGTCAATCCCAGCGAAGTCGAAGGCGATCTTGTGCCTTATATCGTTGATTTGACGAAAGGCGGCGCAGACTATTCGTTTGAATGTATCGGCAACGTCAATGTCATGCGCCAAGCGCTTGAGTGCTGCCACAAAGGCTGGGGCACAAGTATCATCATTGGTGTTGCAGGTGCAGGCCAAGAAATTGCCACCCGCCCTTTCCAGCTTGTTACAGGTCGTAACTGGCGCGGCACGGCCTTTGGTGGCGCTAAGGGGCGCACTGATGTACCTAAAATTGTTGACTGGTACATGGATGGAAAAATTCAGATTGACCCATTGATTACCCATAAAATGCCACTTGAGGACATCAATAAGGGCTTTGACCTTATGCGCTCAGGTGAAAGCATTCGTGGTGTGGTGGAATTTTAA
- a CDS encoding acryloyl-CoA reductase yields the protein MTNTFKAIVTRETEDGKGLSTLEEVTRNDLPDGDVLIKVSHAAVNYKDGLALSGLARIIRDFPHVCGIDFTGEVAESNHPDYKPGDKVIANGWRIGEVWWGGFAEYASVKGEWLVPLPDNLTTIDAATIGIAGLTAGLSILSLQHMGCTPDKGPVLVTGASGGVGSFCVRMLKGLGYEVGAVSGRPENEAYLKELGASEVIPRETYEGPLKKPLNKERWAGCIDNAGGGALAQILTEVKYGGALAAVGLAAGSRVEIDLITLFVRGVSILGIDSVQASIEDRQKALAIVAKTMGPEDFAQIRHDAPLSEVPALGKAILKGGVKGRAVIDVSK from the coding sequence ATGACAAACACATTCAAAGCCATAGTGACGCGCGAAACCGAAGACGGTAAAGGTCTTTCAACTCTGGAAGAGGTGACGCGGAACGATCTGCCTGATGGTGATGTGCTCATAAAGGTTAGCCATGCGGCTGTGAATTATAAGGATGGCTTAGCGTTATCCGGTCTTGCACGCATCATCCGTGATTTTCCTCATGTCTGCGGCATTGATTTTACAGGTGAGGTCGCAGAGTCCAATCATCCAGATTATAAGCCTGGCGATAAAGTCATTGCCAATGGATGGCGCATTGGTGAAGTTTGGTGGGGCGGCTTTGCAGAATATGCAAGCGTGAAAGGCGAATGGCTCGTGCCGCTGCCTGATAATCTCACGACCATTGATGCGGCGACTATTGGAATTGCTGGCCTGACGGCAGGTCTTTCAATTCTATCGCTTCAGCATATGGGCTGTACACCAGATAAAGGGCCGGTTTTAGTAACGGGCGCTTCCGGTGGTGTTGGTTCATTTTGTGTGCGCATGCTAAAGGGGCTTGGCTACGAGGTGGGTGCCGTATCTGGGCGGCCAGAAAACGAAGCCTATCTTAAAGAGCTTGGTGCAAGCGAAGTTATCCCTAGAGAGACCTATGAAGGTCCTCTCAAAAAGCCGCTTAATAAAGAACGTTGGGCTGGTTGTATTGATAATGCGGGCGGGGGTGCTTTGGCGCAAATTTTGACAGAAGTTAAATATGGCGGCGCGCTTGCAGCGGTGGGTCTTGCGGCTGGCAGCCGTGTTGAAATCGACCTTATCACTCTCTTTGTGCGGGGTGTTTCAATACTTGGTATTGATAGTGTTCAAGCCTCGATCGAAGACCGCCAAAAGGCACTGGCGATTGTCGCAAAGACTATGGGCCCAGAAGACTTTGCTCAAATTCGCCATGACGCACCATTGTCTGAAGTGCCTGCACTTGGTAAGGCAATTCTTAAGGGTGGAGTGAAGGGTCGTGCGGTTATTGATGTGAGCAAATGA
- a CDS encoding acyl-CoA dehydrogenase: MLDKAKANTPEAARAKAPSFVWEDAFLLEDQLTEDERLIRDSAHEFCQERLMTRVLEANRHEKFDREIFNEMGELGLLGSTLPETYGGVGANYVSYGLVAREVERVDSGYRSALSVQSSLVMYPIFAYGDEAQREKYLPKLASGEWVGCFGLTEPDHGSDPASMVTHAKKVDGGYQISGSKNWITNSPIADVFIIWAKSDAHDNKIKGFVLEKGMKGLATPKIEGKFSLRASDTGMIQMDEVFVPDENLLPHVSGLAGPFGCLTKARYGIVWGAMGAAEFCWHAARNYTMDRKQFGKPLAQTQLIQKKLADMQTEISLGLQGALRLGRLMDEHNAPVELVSLMKRNNCGKALDIARVSRDMHGGNGVSDEYHVIRHVMNLEAVNTYEGTHDIHALILGRAQTGLQAFV, translated from the coding sequence ATGCTTGATAAAGCCAAAGCCAATACACCGGAAGCAGCCCGCGCAAAGGCACCAAGTTTTGTTTGGGAAGATGCATTTTTACTGGAAGATCAACTCACTGAAGATGAAAGGTTGATCCGTGATAGCGCTCATGAATTTTGTCAAGAACGCCTAATGACGAGAGTGTTGGAGGCAAACCGGCATGAGAAATTTGATCGCGAAATATTCAATGAAATGGGAGAGCTTGGGCTTCTCGGTTCTACCCTACCTGAAACCTATGGTGGAGTGGGGGCAAACTATGTGTCTTATGGTTTGGTCGCCCGCGAGGTCGAGCGCGTTGATAGCGGTTATCGTTCAGCTCTGTCTGTTCAATCATCCCTCGTCATGTATCCAATCTTCGCTTATGGCGATGAAGCGCAGCGCGAAAAATATCTGCCCAAACTAGCAAGCGGTGAATGGGTTGGCTGTTTCGGCCTGACAGAACCGGATCATGGTTCCGACCCAGCCTCGATGGTGACCCACGCGAAAAAAGTCGACGGTGGTTATCAAATATCGGGTTCTAAAAACTGGATCACCAATTCGCCTATTGCTGATGTATTTATTATCTGGGCGAAGTCTGATGCCCACGACAATAAGATTAAAGGCTTCGTGCTTGAGAAGGGTATGAAAGGGTTGGCCACGCCAAAAATAGAAGGCAAATTTTCATTGCGTGCATCAGATACGGGCATGATCCAGATGGATGAGGTTTTTGTGCCCGATGAAAACCTATTGCCCCATGTGAGCGGTCTTGCTGGTCCTTTCGGGTGTCTGACAAAAGCACGCTATGGTATTGTTTGGGGCGCGATGGGGGCGGCTGAATTCTGCTGGCACGCGGCACGAAACTACACAATGGATCGCAAGCAGTTCGGCAAGCCTTTGGCGCAAACGCAGCTGATCCAAAAGAAACTGGCAGACATGCAAACTGAAATCTCATTGGGCCTGCAAGGCGCATTGAGGCTGGGACGCTTGATGGATGAGCACAATGCACCTGTCGAACTTGTAAGCCTGATGAAACGTAACAATTGCGGTAAGGCGCTCGATATTGCCCGCGTCTCGCGTGATATGCACGGCGGCAACGGTGTCTCAGACGAATATCACGTCATTCGCCATGTCATGAACCTAGAAGCGGTGAACACCTATGAAGGTACCCATGACATTCATGCACTGATCTTAGGTCGTGCGCAGACGGGATTACAAGCGTTTGTGTGA
- a CDS encoding NAD(P)H-quinone oxidoreductase translates to MKVIEITTPGAADVLAMSEREKPSITANEVLVKVSAAGVNGPDLVQRRGHYPPPKGASDLLGLEISGEIVECGADVSEWKVGDKICALTNGGGYAEYVAVNAGHCLPIPDGISGIDAAGLPETYFTVWSNIFMGHDIPEGINFLIHGGAGGIGTSAIQLGAALGLNVFTTVSSDENAAFCKELGAHTTINYRDNDFVEVVKEAGGAHIILDIVGGDYIARNIKAARADGRIVQLAFNQGSKVEINLMPIMLKRLTFTGSTLRSRSDASKAAITKSVREQVWPLFNQSKLRPVTGVTLPLEEASKAHAMMEAGGHKGKIILTL, encoded by the coding sequence ATGAAAGTTATCGAGATCACGACACCGGGTGCTGCCGATGTTTTAGCGATGAGTGAACGAGAAAAACCGTCTATCACCGCCAATGAAGTATTGGTAAAAGTATCAGCTGCCGGTGTAAATGGCCCAGACCTTGTTCAGCGGCGCGGACACTATCCCCCACCCAAAGGCGCCTCTGATCTTCTTGGTCTCGAAATATCCGGCGAAATTGTTGAATGCGGTGCAGATGTAAGTGAATGGAAAGTTGGCGACAAAATTTGCGCCCTCACCAATGGTGGTGGTTATGCGGAATATGTAGCCGTAAATGCTGGTCATTGCCTGCCCATTCCTGATGGCATTTCAGGTATTGACGCCGCCGGTTTGCCTGAGACTTACTTCACGGTCTGGAGCAACATCTTTATGGGGCATGACATCCCTGAAGGCATTAATTTTCTGATACATGGGGGTGCTGGCGGTATTGGCACGAGCGCCATTCAACTGGGTGCTGCGCTCGGTTTAAATGTTTTTACTACAGTCTCTTCAGATGAAAATGCTGCCTTTTGCAAAGAGCTTGGCGCTCACACAACCATCAACTACCGCGATAATGATTTCGTTGAGGTGGTGAAGGAGGCTGGTGGCGCCCATATCATTTTGGATATTGTTGGCGGTGACTATATTGCCCGCAACATCAAAGCAGCGCGTGCAGATGGTCGTATTGTACAACTAGCTTTCAATCAAGGCTCCAAGGTGGAGATCAACTTGATGCCGATTATGCTGAAACGACTTACCTTTACCGGCTCTACGCTGCGCTCACGATCGGATGCGTCAAAGGCAGCAATTACAAAAAGTGTGCGCGAGCAGGTTTGGCCTCTTTTTAATCAGAGCAAACTACGCCCTGTCACGGGTGTCACTTTGCCGCTTGAAGAAGCTTCAAAAGCCCATGCTATGATGGAAGCTGGTGGTCATAAGGGTAAGATTATTCTGACCCTTTAA
- a CDS encoding GntR family transcriptional regulator, protein MSISDKLKPIPSSFTLKDHIHEVLQAAIIDMNIYDDDTDLRLDERKMAAQLGISRTPIREALVRLEQDGFVEIQPRKGVFVRRKSLQEVLEMIVVWAALESMAARLVTENASDGELSSLRKMAAKHSASTSRADIEEYSEANIKFHQRILELSKCSMLKNTADGLFLHMHAVRRRAMGESDRAQRSVVDHMGIIKALETRDADLASQLVREHTMRLHDHIDSTWTKLENETKKISHLDEAS, encoded by the coding sequence ATGTCGATCAGCGACAAACTAAAACCAATACCAAGCTCTTTTACCTTGAAGGATCATATCCACGAGGTTTTGCAGGCTGCCATCATCGACATGAATATTTATGACGATGATACTGACCTACGTCTTGATGAGCGCAAAATGGCAGCGCAACTGGGTATTTCCAGAACGCCTATCCGTGAGGCATTGGTGCGTCTTGAGCAAGATGGATTTGTTGAAATTCAACCGCGCAAAGGTGTGTTTGTGCGCCGCAAATCATTGCAAGAAGTGCTGGAGATGATTGTGGTGTGGGCTGCACTCGAAAGCATGGCAGCCAGACTTGTGACTGAGAATGCGAGCGATGGCGAATTGAGCTCATTGCGTAAAATGGCCGCAAAACACAGCGCCAGCACTTCGCGTGCCGATATTGAGGAATATTCAGAAGCCAACATCAAATTCCATCAGCGTATATTAGAGCTATCCAAATGTTCAATGCTGAAAAATACGGCGGATGGTTTGTTTTTGCATATGCATGCCGTGCGCCGTAGGGCAATGGGCGAGAGCGATCGTGCCCAGCGTTCAGTTGTCGATCATATGGGTATTATCAAAGCTCTTGAAACACGTGACGCCGACTTGGCAAGTCAGCTTGTGCGCGAGCATACCATGCGGCTACACGACCATATTGATAGCACATGGACGAAGCTGGAAAACGAAACCAAAAAGATCTCGCATCTCGATGAAGCGAGTTGA